Below is a window of Streptomyces sp. WMMB303 DNA.
GCGGGTCACCGCCCTCGCGGAGAAGCACCCGCTGTACCCCACGCTGGGCAAGTAGTCCTCCGCAGGACTCCCGGAGCCCCCGGCGGGGCTCCTTCCCCGCCGGAGGGGCCGCACCCCGGCCCCTCCGGCACCCACCGCTCCGCACCAGAACACAACCCGCTGGCCCGCCAAGGGCTTGGAGCCGCACCATGGCAATCTCGGTCTTCGACCTGTTCTCGATCGGCATCGGCCCCTCCAGTTCCCACACCGTGGGCCCGATGCGCGCCGCCCGCATGTTCGTGCGCCGGCTGAAGAACGAGGGCGCGCTGGCGCACACCGCCTCCGTGCGCGCCGAACTGTTCGGCTCCCTCGGCGCGACCGGCCACGGCCACGGCACCCCCAAGGCCGTCCTCCTGGGGCTGGAGGGCGAATCCCCGCGCACGGTCGACGTGGAGAGCGCCGACGACCGCGTGGCGCGGATCCGCACGGAGGGCCGGCTGCGGCTGCTGGGCGCCGAGATAGGCGACACGCACGAGATCCCGTTCGACGAGCGCGCCCAACTGGTGCTGCACCGGCGCCGCTCCCTCCCGTACCACGCCAACGGCATGACGCTGTTCGCCTACGACGAGGCCGGCACACCGCTGCTGGAGAAGACCTACTACTCGGTGGGCGGCGGCTTCGTCGTGGACGAGGACGCCGTCGGCGAGGACCGCATCAAACTGGACGACACCGTCCTGCGGCACCCCTTCCGCACCGGCGACGAACTGCTGCGCCTCACCCGGGAGACCGGCCTGTCGGTCTCCCGCCTCATGCTGGAGAACGAGAAGGCCTGGCGCACCGAGGAAGAGATCCGCGCCGGGCTGCTGGAGATCTGGCAGGTGATGCGGGACTGCGTGGCCCGCGGTCTGAGCCAGGAGGGCATCCTGCCCGGCGGCCTCAAGGTGCGCCGCCGCGCCGCCACCTCGGCCCGTCAACTGCGCGCCGAGGGCCAGGTCGAGGCGCACGCCATGGAGTGGACCACCCTCTACGCCATGGCCGTGAACGAGGAGAACGCGGCGGGCGGCCGGGTCGTCACCGCGCCGACCAACGGCGCCGCCGGCATCATCCCCGCCGTCCTGCACTACGCCCACCACTTCGTCCCCGGCACCGACGACGACGCCGTGGTCCGCTTCCTGCTGGCCGCCGGCGCCATCGGCATGCTCTTCAAGCAGAACGCCTCCATCTCCGGAGCCGAGGTCGGCTGCCAGGGCGAGGTCGGCTCGGCCTGCTCCATGGCCGCCGGCGGCCTCGCCGAGATCCTCGGCGGCAGCCCGGAGCAGGTGGAGAACGCCGCCGAGATCGGCATCGAGCACAACCTCGGCCTCACCTGCGACCCGGTCGGCGGGCTGGTCCAGATCCCCTGCATCGAGCGCAACGGCATGGCCGCGGTCAAGGCCGTCACCGCGGCCCGGATGTCCCTGCGCGGCGACGGCCGCCACCACGTCTCCCTCGACAAGGCCATCAAGACCATGCGCGACACCGGCGCCGACATGAAGGTCAAGTACAAGGAGACAGCCCGCGGCGGCCTCGCGGTGAACGTCATCGAGTGCTGAGGGCACCACTTCCGAGCAGGTGATCCGCGTCTTTCAGCGCTGTCACGGGCGCACTCTTCCGTACGGCGGAACGTTCCTCGGAAGTTCCTGGGACGGGATTCCTCCTGCTGGCCTGTCCACTTCGCACGACAGCGCTTCCACCGGTCGCCGCCCTGTCTCAGCTCAAGAGGAAGGAGCGGTACCGCGAAGCGAGACCGCAGCCAATGATGCGGTGACCTCGAATGGAGCCGAGTGTCCGGTCGCTCGCAGCGCGTCCCCGGTGACTTCGGTGAGCCACACCGCCACGTCCGGTGTCCACTCCCGTACGTGGAAGACGAACCCTGCGGCCCTTCGCGCGCCCTCGATCAGTGCGCGGGTCCTCGCCCTTCCCGGCAGGGGGGAGGAGTCCGCCGAGGGGAGGATCTCCACTGCCGCCGCCCCGCCCAGCCGTTCCTGGACGGCCCTGTGCACACGGGCGGTCTCCGCGGAGGAATCCCACGTCACGGGCGGGGCCGCGGAGACCGTCACGTTGATGGCGATGGACGTCGACGGTGAGGCCAAGGAAAACCATTCCCGCATGTCGTCCAGGTCGTCGGAAGCGTCCCCCGAGGTGATCTGCAAGGGGAGATACGAATGCAGCGCGGTGAAAGTCACCGCCCCCACCCGTGTGAGGGCGTCGACAAGCGTGCGCGTCATGGCGAGGACGGGAAGACGCGGGTAGCGGGCATCCTCGTCGGGAATATCGGCCCGCGCCCACGCGAGTTCCCTGATCTCGTCACCGCCGGACCAGTCGCCGCCCTTGTCGCAGTCGAGCCAGCGGTCGGGAACGTGAAAGAGTTTCTTCCCGCTCGCGGTCCGCCAGCCGTATGGGGCGTACCATCCGTATGCGTCCGCCCGTACCAGCGCGAGATCCAGCACTTTCTCGCGGAACGCATCCTGATGACCGTCCTCGAGCCAGGGATGCCGGTCGAGGGTTCCGTGTACTCCGACAGTCATTCCACTGTGCATGAAGATTTCCCCCAACCGGCTTTCCAACGGGTCAGCTCAGACGCCACAACGCAGCTTCACGGTCTTGGTGTATGCCTTTTCGGGCGAGTCCCCCACGCCGATGATGTCGACGTCGATCAGGCTACGCCACTGGCGGGTCTTATGGTTGTTACAGCCCTTGCGGGCGGTTGTGCTCGGCTTTCGACTCCTGGACTTCGCGGACTTGATGTTCTTCACGCCCTTGGCAACGGTGTGCCATTTCTTGCCGCTTTTTGTCCTCACCTGCAACCAGACGGTGACTTTGGCCTTGCTTCCCGGACCGCTGAACTTCCGCCACCAGCCGTGCGCGGACGCGGTTCGGGGCTTCGAGCTCGAGACATGAACCTTGTCACCATAGGTGCGGAAGATCCCTGCTCCGGCGGCATTCACTCCACCGGCTTCACTCTCGGACCCTGCCTCAGACGTATCCGGCGCGGAGGTGCGGCCGGCCCTGGAACTGTCTGATTCGGCACAGGCCGGGACCGTCGCTCCCACCGTCAGCAGTGCCGCCACGGCAACGGATAACGCCGCTGTTCGAACGCGCATGGAATCCCCCTTTGTCGGCTGTACGTTCCCCGCCCGGGATCCAACTGCACTGCCCCCGCCCTCGCAACCGTTTAAAACTGAATATGCGCTCTGCTCCTGGAGCGACGAGTCGAGGTGAATCCCGCTGCGGCGCGGCGTCGTCCTGCACCCGAGCCGGCAGCACCCGGCGGATTTCGGACCCTGGAGTGCCCCGGAGCCGTGCGGGGGCGGGTCTCGTCCGGCCAGGAGGTGCCTCCCGGGGCCGAGGAGCCCGGCGATGTCGTGGGGCTGGTAGCACTCGGCGGGGTCGAAGGAGTCCTGCCGGTCCGCGGTGAGGTCGCGGGGCTGCGCTGCTGCGAGTCGGACATCCCCGTGGCCATTAACAAGTTTTTTGTTAAACTCGGCTCATGGATACTTCCTCCGCTCCCGGCGAAGGCCCCGTCCGTCCGGTCTCCGTCTCCCTCCACGAGGGCACCATCGCCGCGCTCAGGGCACGTACCGGCAAGGGGGGCATGTCCGCCTACGTCGAAGCGATCATCCAGCGGCAGCTGGAGCGGGACCGCGTACGCGAGCTCATCGAGGATGCCGAGACCGAGCACGGCCCGGTGGACCACGCGGCGGTCGAGAGCAAGCGGGCCATCCTGCGTGGTGACTCGCCCGACGCGGCGGACGCCGCGTGAGCGGGACCCTCGTCCTGGACTGCGAGGGGCTCTCCGAGCTCGTACAACGCTCGCCTGAAGTCACCGAATGGCTGGCTGCGGCAGAGGCCGAGGACATCCGCGTGGTCTCCAGCTCCGTCACGCTGGTCGAAGCCCGTCACCCCAAGATCCACCAGGCCCGCTTCGACTTCGCCGTCTCCCGCGTCAACGTCGTTCCACCCACTGAGCGCATCGCCCGGCACGCCAGCAGACTCCTGGCCGCTGCCAACCTGCACGGCCACAAGTACGCCCTCGACGCCATCGTGGCCGCCACCGCGCTCGCCTCCCCCACCCCCGTGACCGCCTTGACGTCGGACCCCGAGGACCTTCGCATGCTGTGCGGCACCGGCGTCCGGATCGTCAAGGTCTGACTTCCCCGGCAGCGCCTCCCCACACGGCACGGCCCTCCGGTCGTAGTCGCCATCTCGCGCGGCCCGCGGTCGGTCGGCGGAGGATTCCACCATGGCACCGGCCCCGCCCACGAGGAGACGCCAGGACGTGACCGGCACGAGAGGCCCAGGCCCCGCAACGGCCTCGGCCTGTGCCGGGCCCGGTTTCGCGGCGGACTCGGCAGTCCGGCCGGCGTGCCGTGGCGTCGGGCTCAGCCCTTCGCCGCGAAGGCCTGGGTCCACCAGGGGCCGCCCTGTGCGTCGTGGTAGCCGACGCCGATCTCCTTGTAGGAACAGTTGAGGATGTTGGCCCGGTGTCCGGGGCTGTTCATCCAGCCCTCCATCACCTGGGCCGGGGTGCGCTGGCCGCGGGCTATGTTCTCGCCGACGGTGCTCCAGCGGTAGCCGGCCGCGGTGATGCGGTCGCCCGGGCCCTTGCCGTCGGGGCTCTGGTGGGAGAAGTAGTCGCGGGCGTCCATGTCGCGGGAGTGCCCGAGCGCGGCCTTGTCCAGGGTCGCGTTGCTGCTGACGGGGCCGCATCCCTTCTTGGCCCGTTCCGCGTTGACCAGGCTGGTCACCTGCTGCGCGTAGCCCCCGCCGGCCGGGTCGGCGGGCGGGGGCGCCGGGGTGGCGGGTTCACGGCGCGGGGTGCGGCGGGGCGCGGTGCGGGACGGCGAGGGGTCGGCCGACGTGGTCCGGGGGGAGGCGGAGGGCGAGGGGGAGGCGGACGAGGAGCTCGGGGACGGGCTCGCCGACGGGCTGGGCCGGGAGAGGGACCGTATCCCGTCCTCGGAGCGGGTCGGCGAAGCGGTGTCGCGGTCCTCGGGCGGGTCGGGGATCAGCAGGAAGGCTCCGGTGCCGCCCGCCGTCGCCAGCACGGCGGCGACGGCGAGGGCCGTGCGCCGTCGGGCGCGCCGCCCGCGCTGCTGCGCCCGGCGTGCTGACGCCCGGCCGGGCGCGGAGCCCAGGGAGTGTCCGGCCGCGGTCGGCTCGGCCGCCACCTCCGGGTGTTCCAGCCCCCAGCGGGCGCACAGCGCGGCCGACGCGGGGACCAGTGCGAGCCCGACGAGCAGCCGTTCGGCGGGGACGAGGCCGGACGAGTGGCCGGAGCAGACGGTGCACTCGCGGGCGTGCCGGGCGATCCGCTTGCGCCACAGCCCGGACGGTTCGCCGTCCCACCCTTCGAGGAGCGACTGGAGGAGCACGCACGAGGATTCGGCCGCCAGGGCCCGGACGACGACCCGGCCCACCTCCAGCTGCGCCTTCATCCGCTGGACGCGTACGGCGGTGTGCTGGGGGGTGATCTCCAGCGCGGCCGCGACGTCCGCCCTGGTGAGTTCCCCGGTGCTCTCCAGCCACCACAGGGACAGCAGTGTCCGGTCGTCCGGCTCGAGCCACCGGGTGGCCTCGGCCACCTCCCGGCACTGGCCGGAGAGTCCGAGCCGGGTGATGGTCGCGTCGACGAAGTCGGCGCGGGGGTCGGGGAGGCCGCGGATCTCGTCGGTGTCCTGCAGCACCCCCGGGTCCTTCCGCCGGTGGCCGCGTATCTGGTTCATGGTGATGGCGGCCAGCCAGGACCTGAAGCGGCCGGGATCCCGCAGGGTGTGCAGCTTGGCGAGCGCGTGCAGCATGGTCTCCTGCGTGACGTCGTCCACGTCGGCATCTCCGGGCAGGCTCCGGCCGACGATGTTGTGGACCAGCGGCAGGGACTTCGCAGCGACCAGTTCCCGTGCCCGTTCGTCCCCGGCCTGCGCCGCCTCGATCACGGCGGCGTCTATGACACTGCTGCTCACGTTCTCTCCACTCTCCCTCTCGGCTCGGACATCTGTCCCCACCTCTATGGAGACGAGCGGATCGGACTTCTATAACAGAAATCTCTGCGCCGAGGCCCGGAGAGGACGGGCGGAAGGGGAGGGAGCGGCCGCGCGGACGGGTCCGGACCGGGGAGCGTCGTCCCCGGTCCGGTGGTGGTCAGTCCGCTTCGCGGTGGACGACCGTGATGTGCCGGTCGGGTCCGGGGGACTCCAACTCGTCGAGCACGGCCACCGCCAGGTCCTCGGCGCTGATCCACGGGCGGCCGTCGTCGGCGGCCAGCATGGTGTCGGTGCCGCGCCGGTAGCGGCCGGTGCGGTCGCCGGGCTCCAGCAGGCCCGGCGGGCTCAGGTAGACCCAGTCGGCGTGGGTGCTCTCCTGGCAGGCCCGCAGCTGGGCCACTCCGGCGGTGGCGACGGGCCGCAGTTCGGCCGGCACGTACCGGGGGTTGTCGGCCACCAGCAGTTCGGCGTCCTCCGGGCTGCGCAGCGCCCCGGCGCCGCCGACGACGAGGACGCGGATGCCGCGCCGCGCGGCGATCTCCAGCACCGTGCGCGTGGTGCCGACCAGGAAGTCCCGGTCGGCCGGCTCGGTCCGTACGGTCAGTACGACGGCGTCCGGTGCGCCGGGTCCTGGCGGGTCGGTCAGCACCTCGCCCAGGGCGTGCGCGTCGCTCACGTCCACCGCGACGGGTGTCACGTCCGGGTCGTCGCCCGCGGGTTTCCGGGAGACGGCGAGCACCCGGTGTCCGCGGTCCGCGGCCTCCCGGACCGCTCTGCTGCCGACCATTCCGGTGGCGCCGAGCACGGCGATCGTCATCGTCTTCGTCGTCATCGGGGTTGTCCTTCCGGTTGCCGGTCTTCCCGGGCTGCTTGCAGGGGATCTGGGGCGGTGTGCACCGGGGCGGCCCGGGGCCGGTCCTCCCGGACCGGGACCGCGGCGGGCGAGCCGCGGGTGCGGCGGCGGCCGAACAGGTCGGCGGGCGCGAACTGGGCGGCGAGCATGGCGATCAGGGCGAGGACGAAGCCGCCGGTCTGCGGCAGGCTCAGCGACTCGCCCATCGCGAAGCCGATGACGGTCGCGACCAGCGGGGAGAGCAGCACCAGCGGCGCCGACGCGCTCACCGGCAGGGTGGCGATGCCGCGGAACCACAGCGCGTAGGCGATCAGTCCGCCCATGCTGCCGAGCCACAGGTAGCCGGCGACGGCTCCGGCGTCGATCCGCTCGGGCACCCCTTCGACGGCGAGCGTGAGCGGGAGCAGCAGCAGGCCGCCGACCGCCAGCTGCCAGCCGGCCAGCGTCATGGGGCCGACGCCGGGGGGCCGCCCCCAGCGTTTGGTGAGGACGACGCCGCCGGCCATGGCGGTGGTGTGCCCGAGCCCGGAGAGCACTCCGACGGGGTCCAGCCGGGCCTGCGGGCCGAGTACCACGAGGCCGACACCGAGCACCCCGAGCAGGCCCCAGGCAAGGCGCCACAGCGTCGGCCGTTCGCTGAGCACCGCGATTCCCGCCGCGGCGACGAGCAGCGGCTGGGCGGCGCCGAGCGTGGCGGCCACGCCGCCGGGGAGGCGTTCGGCCGCCACGAACAGCAGCGGCAGGGCCCCGATGTTGAGCGTGCCGAGGACGACGGCCTTCCACCACCAGTGCCCGCGCGGGAGCACCCGGGTGAGGGCCAGTGCGAGCAGCCCGGCGGGCAGGGCGCGCAGCAGCCCGGCGAACAACGGGTGGCCGGGCGGCAGCAGTTCCGTCGTCACGACGTAGGTGGTGCCCCAGGAAGCGGGGGCGAGCGCGGTCAGCGCGACGGTTGCCGCCCGCTGCGCGGACGAGGGCGGCGCCCCCGGCGGCACCTCGGCAGGAGTGTTCATACGGGGAGTGTCGACCCGGCCTGGTCATGCATCCAAAGCATGGTTGCGATAACAACTATGAAGCGAAACGATTGCCATATGGATCTCCAGCAGCTCCGGTACGTCGTCGCTCTCGCCGAGACCCGCAACTTCACCCGCGCCGCCGAGCGGTGCCGGGTGGTGCAGTCCTCGCTCAGCCACCGGATCGCCGGGCTCGAACGGGAGCTGGGCGTCACGCTGTTCGCCCGGTCCAGCCGCCGTACCGAACTGACCGGTGCCGGGGCGGCGTTCCTCGTCGGCGCGCGCGAGTGCCTGGCGGCGGCCGACCGCGCGGTCGCCGACGCCGCCGCGGCGGGCGGATCGGTCCGCGGCCGGCTCGCGGTCGGCATGATCCGGACCACCGCCGCCGTCGACGTGCCCGAACTGCTCCAGCGCTACCGGGCCCGCTACCCGGAGGTGCGGGTGAGCCTGGAGGCGGGCAGCAGCGACGAGTTGGCGTCCGCGGTGCGGAAGGGCGAGCTGGACATCGTCTTCCTCGGCCTGCCGGAGGGCGAACAGCCGGCCGGTGTGGAGACCCTCGTCCTGGACCGCGACGCGCACGTGCTGGTGGTGCCGGCCGGACACCGGCTGGCGGGTGCGCCCCGCGTCACCCTGCACGAGGTCGCGGACGAGACGTTCGTGGACTTCCGGGACGGGTCGCCCGGCCGTGCCCAGACCGATCAGGCGTTCGCCGCCGCGGGGCTGGCCCGGGACATCGCCTACGAGGCGGGCGTGGCCGAGCTGATCACCCAGCTGATCGCCCGCGGGCTCGGCATCGCGCTGCTGCCGTCGGCGTTCGTGCGGCCGCTGGCCGCCGACGACCCGCAACTGGCGCTGGTCCCCGTGGTCGAGGGGCCGCGCCGCGTCGAGTATCTGGCGTGGAGCCGCTTCAACCCCAGCCCGGCCACCCGCGCACTGCTCGACGTCCTGGGGGTCGGGCCGCGGAGCTGAGGGACCGCCGAGGACGGTGCCGGCCGGCTCGGGAGACCGGAGCCGCTGGGTACGGGAGCCGCCGGGTGCCCAAGGGCGCGGGGTTCACTGCGGGGGTTCGCCGGGCCGGTGGGTGGGCCCGTGGGTGTCCTCGGTGCCGCGCCCGCCCTCGCTGCCGCACCCGCCCTCGCGCGGAGCCTCGGGACGGTCGTCGATCTGGAGGAGGGCACCGCTGTCGTCCTCGCCCAGGTGATCGACCTGCAGGGTGGTGTGCGTGATGCCCCAGTCCTGGCGGAGCTGCCGCTGGAGGGCGCGGCGCACCCCGTGGCAGTCCCCGTCCGGGACGACCAGGACGTGCGCGGAGAGGGCCGGGCGGTTGGAGGTGATCTGCCAGATGTGCAGGTCGTGCACCCCGGCGACCTGGTCGGCCGCCGCCATGCGGTCGCCGACCGTGTCCGGGTCGATGCCCGCGGGGGCCGCTTCCAGGAAGATCCTCCCGGAGGCGCGGATGAGCCCGCTGCCCGCCCGGAGCATCAGCGCGACCACCGCGAGGGAGGCCAGCGCGTCCGCGCGGGCGAACCCGGTGGTCAGGACGATCAGCCCGGCCACCGCGGTGCCGAGGAACGCGTAGAGGTCGTTGAGGAGGTGCTGGAAGGCCCCTTCGACGTTGAGCGAGGTCCGGTTGGCGCGCGAGACGCACCACGTCGCGGCGACGTTGACCGCGATCCCGGCCAGCGCCGTCACCAGGACCCAGCCGCCCTCGACCTCCGGCGGGCGGATCAGCCGGCGGACCGCCTCGTAGCCGAGCCAGACCGCCAGCAGCACCAGCGTCAGGCCGTTGGCCTGCGCGGAGAGGATCTCGGCGCGCTTCAGGCCGAAGGTGTAGCCGCCGCGTGCGGGCCGGGCGGCCAGCCGCATCGCCACCAGCGCCAGCACGAGGGAGGCCGCGTCGGTGAGCATGTGCGCCGCGTCCGAGAGCAGCGCCAGCGAACCGGCCGCGAGGCCGACGGCGACCTCGGCGGCCATGAAGACGACGATCAGCGTCAGCGCGCCCGCCAGCCAGCGGCGGTCGGCGTCCGCGCGCACCCCGTGTGCGTGTCCGTCGTCCCGGCGTCCGCCGTCCCGGTGTCCATGGTCCTGGCGTCCCTCGTCCCGGCGTCCGGGTTCCTGGCATCCGCCGCCGGGTCGCGCACCGGAAGTCGAAGGGTCGTGGTCCTGCACTGGCGTGCCTCCAGAGCGGTCGCCGCGGTGCGGAGCCGGGGAAGCCGGGCGGGATGGGCGACCCCGCGGCTCCGGACACGGACTCCGCGCCACCACCAGTATCAGCGCCGGCCGCCGCCGCGCGGGATTTCCACTCCGCCGGCCGGGGCGCCGGTCCGGGGCAGCCCGGCGCGCCCCGGGGGCCGGCCGCGGATCAGCCGGTCCGCGGCGCTCCCGGCCCGTCCTCCGCCGGGGCAGGGTCCTGCCCGGTGGCCTGCCGTCCCACGGAGGCGAGCAGGGCCCGCTGCTCCTCCAGCTGGCGCTGCTGGGCGCGGATCACCTCGGTCAGCTCGTGGATCTCCTGGCGGGTCGCGGTCCGCTCCTCCGTACCGGCCGACGAGACGCGTTCGATGAACCAGGAGGCGAGCGAGGCGGAGACCACACCGAGCACTGCGATCCCGGCGATCATCAGCAGCACGGCCACCAGTCGGCCGGTCGTGGTGACCGGCGAGTAGTCCCCGTAGCCGACCGTGGTCACAGTGGCGAAGGCCCACCAGACAGCGTCGGGAAAGCTGTCGATGGTGGCCCCCTCGACGCCGCGCTCGGCATCCAGCACGGCCAGCGCCCCGCAGAACATCAGCAGCCCGGTGGCTCCGGCGGCATAGGTGGTGACCTGGCCGCGCAGCGAGACGGAGGCCCTGCGGTTGAGCACGCTCATCACGGTCAGCACCCGCAGCATGCGCAGCGGCCGGAAGAACGGCAGCACCACCGTCGCCAGGGTGAAGAGGTTGCGCTTGAAGTAGACCCAGCGGTCCACCGCGCGTACCAGCCGGACCACGTAGTCGAGGGCGAAGAGACCCCAGGTGATCCAGCTCGCCCAGGTGCAGGCGGTCCGCCACCGAGGGCTCAGGTCCGGCTGCAGGATCGGCCACGCGTACGCCGCGAGAAAGACCAGCACCACGCCCATCAGCAGCACGTCGACCACCGGCAGCGGCTCGGGGGGCTCCGGCGAAGCCTTGTCGGCCGGGAATGCTGTCGGCTCCGAGGTGTC
It encodes the following:
- a CDS encoding L-serine ammonia-lyase; the encoded protein is MAISVFDLFSIGIGPSSSHTVGPMRAARMFVRRLKNEGALAHTASVRAELFGSLGATGHGHGTPKAVLLGLEGESPRTVDVESADDRVARIRTEGRLRLLGAEIGDTHEIPFDERAQLVLHRRRSLPYHANGMTLFAYDEAGTPLLEKTYYSVGGGFVVDEDAVGEDRIKLDDTVLRHPFRTGDELLRLTRETGLSVSRLMLENEKAWRTEEEIRAGLLEIWQVMRDCVARGLSQEGILPGGLKVRRRAATSARQLRAEGQVEAHAMEWTTLYAMAVNEENAAGGRVVTAPTNGAAGIIPAVLHYAHHFVPGTDDDAVVRFLLAAGAIGMLFKQNASISGAEVGCQGEVGSACSMAAGGLAEILGGSPEQVENAAEIGIEHNLGLTCDPVGGLVQIPCIERNGMAAVKAVTAARMSLRGDGRHHVSLDKAIKTMRDTGADMKVKYKETARGGLAVNVIEC
- a CDS encoding PIN domain-containing protein; the encoded protein is MSGTLVLDCEGLSELVQRSPEVTEWLAAAEAEDIRVVSSSVTLVEARHPKIHQARFDFAVSRVNVVPPTERIARHASRLLAAANLHGHKYALDAIVAATALASPTPVTALTSDPEDLRMLCGTGVRIVKV
- a CDS encoding sigma-70 family RNA polymerase sigma factor, coding for MSSSVIDAAVIEAAQAGDERARELVAAKSLPLVHNIVGRSLPGDADVDDVTQETMLHALAKLHTLRDPGRFRSWLAAITMNQIRGHRRKDPGVLQDTDEIRGLPDPRADFVDATITRLGLSGQCREVAEATRWLEPDDRTLLSLWWLESTGELTRADVAAALEITPQHTAVRVQRMKAQLEVGRVVVRALAAESSCVLLQSLLEGWDGEPSGLWRKRIARHARECTVCSGHSSGLVPAERLLVGLALVPASAALCARWGLEHPEVAAEPTAAGHSLGSAPGRASARRAQQRGRRARRRTALAVAAVLATAGGTGAFLLIPDPPEDRDTASPTRSEDGIRSLSRPSPSASPSPSSSSASPSPSASPRTTSADPSPSRTAPRRTPRREPATPAPPPADPAGGGYAQQVTSLVNAERAKKGCGPVSSNATLDKAALGHSRDMDARDYFSHQSPDGKGPGDRITAAGYRWSTVGENIARGQRTPAQVMEGWMNSPGHRANILNCSYKEIGVGYHDAQGGPWWTQAFAAKG
- a CDS encoding NAD(P)H-binding protein; the encoded protein is MTTKTMTIAVLGATGMVGSRAVREAADRGHRVLAVSRKPAGDDPDVTPVAVDVSDAHALGEVLTDPPGPGAPDAVVLTVRTEPADRDFLVGTTRTVLEIAARRGIRVLVVGGAGALRSPEDAELLVADNPRYVPAELRPVATAGVAQLRACQESTHADWVYLSPPGLLEPGDRTGRYRRGTDTMLAADDGRPWISAEDLAVAVLDELESPGPDRHITVVHREAD
- a CDS encoding EamA family transporter — its product is MNTPAEVPPGAPPSSAQRAATVALTALAPASWGTTYVVTTELLPPGHPLFAGLLRALPAGLLALALTRVLPRGHWWWKAVVLGTLNIGALPLLFVAAERLPGGVAATLGAAQPLLVAAAGIAVLSERPTLWRLAWGLLGVLGVGLVVLGPQARLDPVGVLSGLGHTTAMAGGVVLTKRWGRPPGVGPMTLAGWQLAVGGLLLLPLTLAVEGVPERIDAGAVAGYLWLGSMGGLIAYALWFRGIATLPVSASAPLVLLSPLVATVIGFAMGESLSLPQTGGFVLALIAMLAAQFAPADLFGRRRTRGSPAAVPVREDRPRAAPVHTAPDPLQAAREDRQPEGQPR
- a CDS encoding LysR family transcriptional regulator, producing the protein MDLQQLRYVVALAETRNFTRAAERCRVVQSSLSHRIAGLERELGVTLFARSSRRTELTGAGAAFLVGARECLAAADRAVADAAAAGGSVRGRLAVGMIRTTAAVDVPELLQRYRARYPEVRVSLEAGSSDELASAVRKGELDIVFLGLPEGEQPAGVETLVLDRDAHVLVVPAGHRLAGAPRVTLHEVADETFVDFRDGSPGRAQTDQAFAAAGLARDIAYEAGVAELITQLIARGLGIALLPSAFVRPLAADDPQLALVPVVEGPRRVEYLAWSRFNPSPATRALLDVLGVGPRS
- a CDS encoding cation diffusion facilitator family transporter, whose product is MRADADRRWLAGALTLIVVFMAAEVAVGLAAGSLALLSDAAHMLTDAASLVLALVAMRLAARPARGGYTFGLKRAEILSAQANGLTLVLLAVWLGYEAVRRLIRPPEVEGGWVLVTALAGIAVNVAATWCVSRANRTSLNVEGAFQHLLNDLYAFLGTAVAGLIVLTTGFARADALASLAVVALMLRAGSGLIRASGRIFLEAAPAGIDPDTVGDRMAAADQVAGVHDLHIWQITSNRPALSAHVLVVPDGDCHGVRRALQRQLRQDWGITHTTLQVDHLGEDDSGALLQIDDRPEAPREGGCGSEGGRGTEDTHGPTHRPGEPPQ
- a CDS encoding potassium channel family protein; this encodes MNERTDTSEPTAFPADKASPEPPEPLPVVDVLLMGVVLVFLAAYAWPILQPDLSPRWRTACTWASWITWGLFALDYVVRLVRAVDRWVYFKRNLFTLATVVLPFFRPLRMLRVLTVMSVLNRRASVSLRGQVTTYAAGATGLLMFCGALAVLDAERGVEGATIDSFPDAVWWAFATVTTVGYGDYSPVTTTGRLVAVLLMIAGIAVLGVVSASLASWFIERVSSAGTEERTATRQEIHELTEVIRAQQRQLEEQRALLASVGRQATGQDPAPAEDGPGAPRTG